Proteins encoded in a region of the Scomber scombrus chromosome 16, fScoSco1.1, whole genome shotgun sequence genome:
- the LOC133996029 gene encoding semaphorin-6D-like — protein MAPTDWLSPWRPPLALLLLASCFLSESASTSPFPKDLEPISTVSWEHSYQFPGFQGLLQDNDTLRLGLDFQRMLRINHMLYIAARDHVFAVNLTTASERFVPQLKLTWKSRDVSKCTVRGKNSDECYNYVKVLVPRNDETLFTCGTNAFNPTCRNYKMTSLEPVGEEVVGQARCPFESVQSNVGLFAGGDFYSATMTDFLASDAVIYRSLGDDRPVLRTVKYDSKWLREPHFLHAIDYGNYVYFFLREIAVENTALGKVVFSRVARVCKNDNGGSPRVLERYWTSFLKARLNCSVPGDSFFYFDVLQSLTNVLQINQRPAVVGVFTTQSNSIPGSAVCAFYMDDIEKVFNGKFKEQRTGDSSWTPVPDEHVPRPRPGTCAGDGPAAEYKSSVQFPDETLTFIKSYPLMDEAVPSVNHRPCFTRTASRSKLTQIVVDVSAGPSKDRTVMFLGSDDGRVLKVLASTDPDYSSGSRLLEDIDVYNPTKCNVQGQEDRRVLGLELDKDHHALFVAFSSCVIRVQLSRCTRHGACKQACLASRDPYCIWLRTGSCANMAPGFKAGFEQDIDGNQSFHPDSCHADVSETSRNQESAADSAYGVRHLPELDQRSAANVHYTLLIACVLVAFLLGAFLSGFLVSCYCSRSAAQRERRLNKDPEASLPHALSLRSLAKLNGLLDGQPKEDKLDVSTPQMYSSFIPNGLAELQSPGPPGPALGDLSLSQSLSQADGELSGLPTPDSTPELPIKNMKALQQHQYEKNQNCNNGKDNHPKPAASCSGSGLGFVAVVGNSVTRQLFPFTHHHGNSLSNGLAHGAGASSSSLHLLEERKISSDERSSGGGGVPHHHHSQQSLPQSVVDVSALDELLKHIHEVSASGTGGIKVLTSSSSSSVFPGPSSSSGGHHHGHHHTHHHHGQTRTHHYNHSHHHSNHHSSSSGGGSSGGGGGGHHHQQQIPETESSPYYSTSTLPRDGLPKRLDAPAQTSSSSSASSSSSSSNNPTSSTSIPSSSSSSSSTPLQQQVIPERPGQSAVSVTRHHSQRQSLIKMGSSGGAVPRHHSFNQRGAPHAHFLARMNTNSSSNGPPAASSSESRRPLTGSSCLTRQHSYSEGPHAQRAAIVRRTASLKPQVPPKPLFLPNSATSPVAEQGKYKY, from the exons ATGGCCCCGACCGATTGGTTGTCACCATGGCGACCGCCGCTGGCGCTGCTCCTGCtggcttcctgtttcctgtccgAGTCCGCCTCGACCTCGCCGTTCCCCAAAGACCTCGAACCGATCAGCACCGTCAGCTGGGAAC acTCGTATCAGTTTCCAGGGTTTCAGGGTCTGCTGCAGGATAACGACACACTGAGACTCGGTCTGGACTTTCAGAGAATGTTACGCATCAACCACATGCTGTACATCGcagccag GGATCACGTGTTCGCTGTCAACCTGACGACGGCTTCAGAGCGGTTCGTCCCTCAGCTG AAGCTGACGTGGAAATCAAGAGACGTCAGCAAGTGTACGGTCCGAGGGAAGAACAGC gACGAATGTTACAACTACGTCAAAGTTCTGGTTCCCCGAAACGACGAGACGTTGTTCACCTGCGGCACCAACGCCTTCAACCCCACCTGCAGGAACTACAAG ATGACGAGTCTGGAGCCGGTGGGAGAGGAAGTAGTCGGTCAGGCTCGATGTCCCTTCGAGTCCGTTCAGTCCAACGTTGGACTGTTTGCTG GAGGAGATTTCTACTCGGCCACGATGACCGACTTCCTGGCCAGCGACGCTGTGATCTACCGGAGCCTGGGAGACGACCGGCCCGTCCTCAGGACCGTCAAATACGACTCCAAGTGGCTCCGAG aGCCGCACTTCCTGCACGCCATCGACTACGGAAACTACGTCTACTTCTTCCTGCGTGAGATCGCTGTGGAGAACACGGCTCTGGGGAAG GTGGTGTTTTCTCGGGTCGCTCGTGTCTGTAAGAACGATAACGGCGGCTCTCCCAGAGTTCTGGAGAGATACTGGACTTCATTTCTAAAG GCTCGTCTGAATTGTTCGGTTCCTGGAGATTCGTTCTTCTACTTCGACGTTCTTCAGTCTCTCACCAACGTTCTGCAGATCAACCAGAGACCAGCTGTGGTCGGAGTCTTTACCACCCAGTCCAACAG caTCCCTGGCTCTGCAGTCTGTGCCTTCTACATGGACGACATCGAGAAAGTCTTTAACGGGAAGTTTAAGGAGCAGCGGACCGGCGACTCGTCCTGGACTCCGGTTCCTGACGAGCATGTCCCGCGTCCTCG ACCAGGGACGTGTGCAGGAGACGGTCCGGCTGCAGAATACAAGTCATCGGTTCAGTTTCCAGATGAGACGCTGACGTTTATTAAGTCCTATCCACTGATGGACGAAGCTGTCCCCTCCGTCAACCACCGGCCCTGCTTCACCAGGACCGCCAGCAG GTCCAAGCTGACCCAGATCGTGGTGGACGTCTCGGCCGGACCCTCCAAAGACCGGACCGTCATGTTTCTGGGCTCGGACGACGGCAGGGTCCTGAAGGTTCTGGCCAGCACGGATCCGGACTACAGCTCTGGATCCAGACTGCTGGAAGACATTGACGTCTACAACCCCACCAA GTGTAACGTTCAGGGCCAGGAGGACAGGAGAGTTCTGGGTCTGGAGCTGGATAAAGACCATCACGCTCTGTTTGTGGCCTTCAGCAGCTGCGTGATCCGAGTCCAGCTGAGCCGCTGCACCCGACACGGAGCCTGCAAaca AGCTTGTCTGGCCTCTCGTGACCCATACTGCATCTGGCTGCGGACAGGAAGTTGTGCCAACATGGCGCCTGGTTTCAA AGCCGGGTTTGAACAGGACATCGATGGCAACCAATCGTTTCACCCTGACAGCTGCCACG ctgaCGTGTCGGAGACCTCGAGGAACCAGGAGTCTGCAGCCGACTCCGCCTACG gcGTTCGGCATCTGCCGGAGCTGGATCAGCGCTCCGCCGCTAACGTCCACTACACGCTGCTGATCGCCTGCGTGCTGGTGGCGTTCCTCCTGGGCGCCTTCCTGTCCGGCTTCCTGGTGTCGTGTTACTGCAGCCGCAGTGCCGCTCAGCGGGAGAGAAGGCTGAACAAAGACCCTGAAGCCTCGCTGCCTCACGCACTGTCCCTCAGATCACTGGCCAAGCTCAACGGACTGCTGGACGGACAGCCGAAG GAGGACAAACTGGACGTCTCCACCCCTCAGATGTACAGCTCCTTCATACCAAACGGCCTGGCGGAGCTCCAAAGCCCCGGACCCCCGGGCCCAGCGCTGGGGGACCTCAGCCTGTCCCAG TCTCTGTCTCAGGCGGACGGCGAGCTGTCCGGTCTGCCGACGCCGGATTCCACACCGGAGCTGCCCATCAAGAACATGAAGGCTCTGCAGCAGCATCAGTACGAGAAGAACCAGAACTGCAACAACGGCAAAGACAACCACCCGAAACCTGCTGCCAGCTGCTCTGGGTCCGGTCTGGGCTTCGTGGCCGTCGTCGGCAACTCCGTGACCCGGCAGCTGTTCCCCTTCActcatcaccatggcaacagtctGAGCAACGGACTGGCCCACGGAGCGGGCGCGTCTTCGTCCTCACTGCACCTCCTCGAGGAGAGGAAGATCTCCAGTGATGAGCggtcatcaggaggaggaggagtcccCCATCATCACCACTCCCAGCAGTCGCTCCCTCAGTCGGTGGTTGACGTGTCGGCGCTGGACGAGCTGCTCAAACACATCCACGAGGTCAGCGCGTCGGGAACCGGAGGCATCAAGGTcctgacctcctcctcctcctcctccgtgtTCCCCGGGCCGTCCTCGTCCTCTGGAGGACATCATCATGGTCACCATCACACCCATCATCACCATGGACAGACCCGCACCCACCACTACAACCACAGccatcaccatagcaaccaccacagcagcagcagcggcggcggcaGCAGTGGCGGCGGCGGTGGCGGTCACCATCACCAGCAGCAGATCCCTGAGACAGAATCGTCTCCGTACTACAGCACCTCCACGCTGCCGCGGGACGGCCTCCCCAAACGCCTCGACGCACCTGCTCAaacctccagctcctcctccgcctcctcctcttcgtcctcctccAACAaccccacctcctccacctccatcccctcttcctcctcctcctcttcctccactccGCTCCAGCAGCAAGTGATTCCAGAGCGGCCCGGTCAGAGCGCCGTCTCCGTGACTCGCCACCATTCCCAACGCCAATCCCTCATCAAGATGGGCAGCAGTGGCGGCGCCGTGCCGCGTCACCACAGCTTCAACCAGCGGGGGGCGCCACACGCACACTTCCTCGCCAGGATGaacaccaacagcagcagcaacggGCCGCCGGCCGCCAGCAGCAGCGAGAGCCGGCGGCCGCTGACCGGCAGCAGCTGCCTGACGCGGCAGCACAGTTACAGCGAAGGACCGCACGCTCAACGCGCCGCCATCGTCCGGCGGACGGCGTCGCTCAAACCTCAAGTTCCCCCAAAGCCGCTGTTCCTCCCGAACTCAGCCACGTCGCCGGTAGCAGAGCAGGGAAAGTACAAATACTGA